From Streptomyces durmitorensis, a single genomic window includes:
- the rpe gene encoding ribulose-phosphate 3-epimerase translates to MAVQINPSILSADFARLAEEATAVEGADWLHVDVMDNHFVPNLTLGVPVVESLARATDTPLDCHLMIEDVDRWAPQYVEAGAGSVTFHVEAAAAPVRLAREIRAQGARASMALKPATPIEPYEDLLSELDMLLIMTVEPGFGGQAFLDIMLPKIRRTRELISKHGLELWLQVDGGVSAATIERCAEAGADVFVAGSAVYGANDPAAAVRALRSQASGAMSTAAWACGH, encoded by the coding sequence CCGTCTTGCCGAGGAGGCAACGGCGGTCGAAGGTGCCGACTGGCTCCATGTCGACGTCATGGACAACCACTTCGTCCCTAACCTCACCCTTGGGGTGCCGGTCGTAGAGTCCCTGGCCCGAGCGACGGACACGCCGCTGGACTGCCATCTGATGATCGAGGACGTCGATCGCTGGGCTCCGCAGTACGTCGAAGCGGGCGCCGGGTCCGTCACCTTCCACGTGGAGGCGGCCGCCGCACCCGTCCGCCTGGCCCGTGAGATCCGCGCCCAGGGCGCCCGCGCCTCCATGGCGCTGAAGCCCGCGACGCCCATCGAGCCCTACGAGGATCTCCTCTCCGAGCTCGACATGCTGCTGATCATGACCGTCGAGCCGGGGTTCGGCGGCCAGGCGTTCCTCGACATCATGCTCCCGAAGATTCGCCGCACCCGCGAGTTGATCAGCAAGCACGGCCTCGAACTCTGGCTCCAGGTCGACGGCGGTGTCTCGGCCGCGACCATCGAGCGCTGCGCCGAGGCCGGCGCCGACGTCTTCGTGGCGGGCTCGGCCGTGTACGGGGCGAACGACCCCGCAGCGGCGGTACGTGCACTGCGCAGCCAGGCGTCCGGGGCGATGTCCACGGCGGCATGGGCATGCGGCCACTGA
- a CDS encoding SDR family NAD(P)-dependent oxidoreductase — translation MSEPLDTSPVPDYAALHRLDGRAFVLLGAGNGIGRQTAHALTAAGARVLCVDLDKGRAEAVAAETGTVAYVADVTRRAEVRELFAYARREFGEIGGVVDIVGMARYTPLEELDDASWDWHFSLVLRHAWLAVQYGGQALAEAGGGPLVFVASVSGLTAAPLHAAYGAAKAGLISLVRSAAVEYGPRGVRVNAVAPGVVWTPRVAGLIGEEGRARNARNAPLDRVAETSDIASALLFFASPLSSYVTGQTLVVDGGVGVKFPYPTIGGAR, via the coding sequence GTGAGCGAGCCCCTCGACACCTCGCCCGTCCCCGACTACGCCGCCCTCCACCGCCTGGACGGCCGCGCCTTCGTCCTGCTCGGCGCGGGCAACGGCATCGGCCGCCAGACCGCGCACGCGCTCACGGCCGCGGGCGCGCGGGTCCTGTGCGTGGATCTCGACAAGGGCCGCGCCGAAGCGGTCGCGGCCGAGACGGGCACCGTCGCGTACGTCGCGGATGTGACGCGCCGCGCCGAGGTACGGGAGCTCTTCGCTTACGCACGCCGGGAGTTCGGCGAGATCGGCGGTGTCGTCGACATCGTCGGCATGGCCCGCTACACGCCCCTTGAGGAGCTCGACGACGCGTCCTGGGACTGGCACTTCTCCCTCGTCCTGCGGCACGCCTGGCTCGCGGTCCAGTACGGCGGGCAGGCGCTGGCCGAGGCGGGCGGCGGCCCCCTGGTCTTCGTCGCGTCGGTGTCGGGCCTCACGGCGGCGCCCCTGCACGCCGCGTACGGCGCGGCCAAGGCGGGCCTGATCTCCCTGGTCCGCTCGGCGGCGGTGGAGTACGGCCCGCGCGGTGTACGGGTCAACGCGGTGGCGCCCGGCGTCGTCTGGACGCCGCGCGTGGCGGGCCTGATCGGCGAGGAGGGCCGTGCGCGCAACGCCCGCAACGCCCCGCTCGACCGGGTTGCCGAGACCTCGGACATCGCGTCCGCCCTGCTCTTCTTCGCCTCGCCGCTGTCCTCGTACGTCACCGGGCAGACGCTCGTCGTGGACGGCGGGGTGGGCGTGAAGTTCCCCTATCCGACCATCGGCGGTGCGCGGTGA
- a CDS encoding sugar-binding transcriptional regulator, with product MRMGPAELVQAAAMARRFYLEGKSKIQIAEEFGVSRFKVARVLETALERDLVRIEIRVPAELDAERSDALRARYGLRHAVVVESPSSADEVEESPDPENLGEVAADLLGELVTEGDVLGLAWGRSTIHMAAALDQLPPCTVVQLTGVYDAGTAERGSVEAVRRAAQVSGGEAHPIYAPMLLPDPATAAALRNQTGIARAFEYFDKVTVAAVSIGSWEPGISTVHDMLSDEERAHYASLGVAAEMSAHLFDAEGRRVGRDLGERCITVEADRLRRIPEVVAIAGGQRKAAAIDAVLRSGLVTSLVTDTAAADQLLVMGATPHPALDRADPDGS from the coding sequence ATGCGGATGGGACCCGCGGAGCTGGTGCAGGCGGCGGCCATGGCCCGCCGCTTCTATCTCGAGGGCAAGTCCAAGATCCAGATCGCCGAGGAGTTCGGCGTGAGCCGCTTCAAGGTGGCCCGGGTCCTTGAGACGGCTCTCGAGCGCGATCTCGTACGGATCGAGATCCGTGTGCCCGCCGAGCTGGACGCGGAGCGCTCGGACGCGCTCCGTGCCCGCTACGGCCTGCGGCACGCGGTCGTCGTCGAGTCGCCGTCCTCCGCCGACGAGGTCGAGGAGTCGCCCGACCCCGAGAACCTCGGTGAGGTCGCGGCCGATCTGCTCGGCGAACTGGTGACCGAGGGCGATGTGCTCGGCCTGGCGTGGGGGCGCTCGACCATCCACATGGCCGCGGCCCTCGACCAGCTGCCGCCGTGCACGGTCGTGCAGCTGACGGGTGTGTACGACGCCGGGACCGCCGAACGCGGTTCGGTCGAGGCCGTGCGGCGTGCCGCGCAGGTCTCCGGCGGCGAGGCCCACCCCATCTACGCGCCGATGCTCCTGCCGGACCCGGCCACGGCCGCCGCGCTGCGGAACCAGACTGGGATCGCGCGGGCGTTTGAGTACTTCGACAAGGTCACCGTCGCCGCCGTCTCCATCGGCTCCTGGGAGCCCGGCATCTCCACCGTCCACGACATGCTCAGCGACGAGGAGCGCGCGCACTACGCCTCGCTGGGTGTGGCCGCCGAGATGTCCGCGCACCTCTTCGACGCCGAGGGGCGTCGGGTCGGGCGTGACCTGGGGGAGCGGTGCATCACGGTCGAAGCCGACCGGCTCCGGCGGATTCCTGAGGTCGTCGCCATCGCGGGCGGGCAGCGGAAGGCCGCCGCGATTGACGCGGTGCTGCGGTCGGGGCTTGTGACCAGCCTGGTCACGGACACGGCCGCGGCAGACCAGCTGCTTGTCATGGGGGCCACTCCGCACCCCGCGCTGGACCGGGCGGACCCGGACGGGAGCTGA
- a CDS encoding LLM class flavin-dependent oxidoreductase has translation MDLDVLYEIDVPKPWNGPHPHGQRTAEQRAYREAVEQIRLADRVGFRTVWAVEHHFREGRSHCPAPEVLLGHLAALTERIRLGFGVTLTPFGFTPPQRIAEKVAAVDVLSEGRVEWGTGRSTPMEQTAFGVDREQSRSDWREAIEIVTGMWREEYFAYESERFSFPRRMVTPKPVQGPHPPCWMAATSPGSAEVAGAAGLGLLSFSIMQPLDAMARQVAAYRAAARTPSPLTDVTTDRVSAYTLVHVADRPSRRVWDSVAWWYRNLAQFTLDWELPHLTPEERERTFPLLTPIIEGSVPVEEFSDGDMILIGDAETIVRKAKHYADLGIDQLICYVQWGYLEHREILRTIEILGKEVIPELASYKPRRTAP, from the coding sequence ATGGACCTCGATGTGCTGTACGAGATCGACGTACCGAAGCCCTGGAACGGACCCCATCCGCACGGGCAGCGCACCGCCGAGCAGCGCGCCTACCGCGAGGCCGTGGAGCAGATCAGGCTCGCGGACCGGGTCGGTTTCCGCACGGTGTGGGCCGTGGAGCACCACTTCCGCGAGGGCCGCTCGCACTGCCCGGCACCCGAGGTGCTCCTCGGCCATCTCGCGGCGCTCACCGAGCGGATACGCCTCGGCTTCGGCGTCACCCTCACCCCCTTCGGCTTCACTCCCCCGCAGCGGATCGCGGAGAAGGTGGCGGCGGTGGACGTGCTCTCGGAAGGGCGCGTGGAGTGGGGGACGGGGCGTTCGACTCCCATGGAGCAGACGGCATTTGGCGTCGACAGGGAGCAGTCGCGGTCCGACTGGCGCGAGGCGATCGAGATCGTGACAGGCATGTGGCGCGAGGAGTACTTCGCCTACGAGTCCGAGCGGTTCTCCTTCCCCCGCCGGATGGTCACACCGAAGCCGGTCCAGGGCCCGCATCCCCCGTGCTGGATGGCGGCGACGTCACCCGGCTCGGCGGAGGTGGCGGGCGCGGCGGGCCTCGGCCTGCTCTCCTTCTCGATCATGCAGCCGCTCGACGCGATGGCCCGTCAGGTCGCCGCCTACCGCGCGGCGGCGCGCACGCCGTCCCCCCTCACGGACGTCACCACGGACCGCGTCAGCGCGTACACGCTGGTGCACGTGGCGGACCGTCCCTCGCGCAGGGTCTGGGACTCGGTGGCCTGGTGGTACCGCAACCTGGCCCAGTTCACGCTCGACTGGGAGCTGCCGCACCTGACCCCCGAGGAGCGCGAGCGGACCTTCCCCCTCCTGACCCCGATCATCGAAGGGAGCGTCCCCGTCGAGGAGTTCAGCGACGGCGACATGATCCTCATCGGTGACGCGGAGACGATCGTCCGCAAGGCCAAGCACTACGCCGACCTCGGCATCGACCAGCTCATCTGCTACGTCCAGTGGGGCTATCTGGAGCACCGGGAGATCCTGCGCACGATCGAGATCCTGGGCAAGGAAGTCATCCCGGAACTGGCGTCGTACAAGCCCCGGCGGACGGCACCGTGA
- a CDS encoding GuaB1 family IMP dehydrogenase-related protein yields MRFLNDIQPAYDLTYDDVFMVPRRSAVGSRQGVDLSSPDGTGTTIPLVVANMTAIAGRRMAETVARRGGLVVIPQDIPIEVVTEVISWVKTRHHVLDTPIVLAPTQTVADALALLSKRAHNAGVVVDADQKPIGVVTDTDLNGVDRFTQISEVMSKDLVLLDADIDPRDAFNKLDHANRRYAPAVDKDGRLAGILTRTGALRATLYSPAVDANGKLRIAAAVGINGDVAAKAKQLLDAGADTLVVDTAHGHQESMIAAVKAVRALDPQVPIVAGNIVAAEGVRDLIEAGADIIKVGVGPGAMCTTRMMTGVGRPQFSAVLECAAEAKKFGKHVWADGGVRHPRDVAMALAAGASNVMIGSWFAGTYESPGDLQQDANGRLYKESFGMASARAVKNRTSEESAYDRARKALFEEGISTSRMFLDPERPGVEDLIDSIIAGVRSSCTYAGAGSLEEFAERATVGVQSAAGYAEGKPLHASWS; encoded by the coding sequence GTGCGTTTCCTCAATGACATCCAGCCTGCGTACGACCTGACGTACGACGACGTCTTCATGGTGCCGCGGCGCTCCGCCGTCGGATCGCGCCAGGGCGTGGACCTCTCGTCGCCGGACGGCACCGGCACCACGATCCCGCTGGTCGTCGCGAACATGACCGCGATCGCCGGACGCCGCATGGCCGAGACCGTCGCCCGCCGCGGCGGTCTCGTCGTGATCCCGCAGGACATTCCGATCGAGGTCGTCACCGAGGTCATCTCCTGGGTCAAGACGCGCCACCACGTCCTGGACACCCCGATCGTCCTGGCCCCCACGCAGACCGTCGCCGACGCGCTCGCGCTGCTGTCCAAGCGCGCGCACAACGCGGGCGTCGTCGTGGACGCCGACCAGAAGCCGATCGGCGTCGTCACCGACACGGATCTGAACGGCGTCGACCGCTTCACCCAGATCTCCGAGGTCATGTCCAAGGACCTCGTGCTCCTCGACGCGGACATCGACCCGCGCGACGCGTTCAACAAGCTGGACCACGCGAACCGCCGCTATGCCCCCGCCGTGGACAAGGACGGCCGCCTCGCGGGCATCCTGACCCGCACGGGCGCCCTGCGCGCGACGCTCTACTCGCCCGCCGTCGACGCCAACGGCAAGCTGCGCATCGCCGCCGCCGTCGGCATCAACGGCGACGTGGCGGCCAAGGCCAAGCAGCTCCTGGACGCGGGCGCGGACACGCTCGTCGTGGACACCGCGCACGGCCACCAGGAGTCGATGATCGCCGCGGTCAAGGCCGTGCGCGCGCTCGACCCGCAGGTGCCGATCGTCGCGGGCAACATCGTGGCCGCCGAGGGCGTACGGGACCTGATCGAGGCCGGTGCCGACATCATCAAGGTCGGCGTGGGCCCCGGCGCCATGTGCACCACGCGCATGATGACCGGCGTCGGCCGCCCGCAGTTCTCCGCGGTGCTCGAATGCGCCGCCGAGGCCAAGAAGTTCGGCAAGCACGTGTGGGCCGACGGCGGTGTCCGCCACCCCCGTGACGTCGCCATGGCGCTGGCCGCCGGTGCGTCGAACGTCATGATCGGTTCGTGGTTCGCCGGGACGTACGAGTCCCCGGGCGACCTGCAGCAGGACGCCAACGGCCGCCTGTACAAGGAGTCGTTCGGCATGGCGTCGGCCCGCGCGGTCAAGAACCGCACGAGCGAGGAGTCGGCCTACGACCGCGCCCGCAAGGCGCTGTTCGAGGAGGGCATCTCGACCTCGCGGATGTTCCTGGACCCGGAGCGGCCCGGCGTCGAGGACCTGATCGACTCGATCATCGCGGGTGTCCGTTCCTCCTGCACGTATGCGGGCGCGGGGTCCTTGGAGGAGTTTGCGGAGCGGGCCACTGTGGGTGTGCAGAGCGCTGCGGGCTATGCGGAGGGCAAGCCCCTCCACGCCTCCTGGAGTTAG
- a CDS encoding ribonuclease domain-containing protein codes for MSTRFVPRVLGVLLACLAVLVAGCSSDGAGSASTSAPAWARGMPTVQADRLPAEARRTLRLIDDGGPFPYEKDGSVFSNFERELPRRERGYYREYTVRTPGERDRGARRIVTGSGGETYYTDDHYTSFKAVLR; via the coding sequence ATGTCGACCCGCTTTGTGCCTCGTGTGCTGGGGGTGCTGCTCGCCTGTCTCGCCGTGCTCGTTGCCGGGTGCTCATCGGACGGCGCGGGGAGCGCCTCCACCTCCGCCCCCGCCTGGGCCCGCGGGATGCCCACCGTCCAGGCTGACCGGCTGCCCGCCGAGGCGCGGCGGACGTTGCGGCTCATCGATGACGGCGGGCCCTTCCCGTACGAGAAGGACGGCTCGGTCTTCAGCAACTTCGAGCGGGAGCTGCCGCGGCGCGAACGCGGCTACTACCGCGAGTACACAGTGCGCACCCCCGGCGAACGCGACCGGGGCGCACGGCGGATCGTCACCGGGAGCGGCGGCGAGACCTACTACACCGACGACCACTACACGTCCTTCAAGGCGGTACTGAGATGA
- a CDS encoding barstar family protein — MTSEPMQPVLEAVRAAGMATVSIDLSGVSDKAAFMDRCARALELPDWFGRNWDALADCLTDLGWAPAAPGRLLVVSGWQEYAEAAPQEWIVAQEVFTDAVEYARGRGTGLEIVLALGTRA, encoded by the coding sequence ATGACGTCCGAGCCGATGCAGCCCGTACTGGAGGCCGTCCGCGCCGCCGGCATGGCCACCGTCTCGATCGACCTGAGCGGCGTGAGCGACAAGGCGGCCTTCATGGACCGCTGCGCCCGCGCGCTCGAGCTGCCCGACTGGTTCGGGCGCAACTGGGACGCGCTCGCCGACTGCCTCACCGACCTGGGATGGGCGCCCGCCGCACCCGGACGGCTGCTCGTCGTCAGCGGCTGGCAGGAGTACGCCGAGGCGGCGCCCCAGGAGTGGATCGTGGCCCAGGAGGTGTTCACCGACGCGGTCGAGTACGCCAGGGGGCGCGGGACGGGCCTGGAGATCGTTCTCGCGCTCGGCACCCGGGCCTGA
- a CDS encoding GDSL-type esterase/lipase family protein — protein MREFVRGAPWWTEDGRVVRADPADRDRLPADTWERAGVPAGVRLEFTARGVSAVEVEYTASEPSPADSYREVPHVFTALCDFTALHDFRALHDAWPAGAAGGAERATSPNATDGPGSALRAPVVAEAPASPGAHLARLDLPRTDGTFTVHLPEALRPVIHGVRPVGGGTIEPAARRPRWLVHGDSITEGWSVSRPHLAWPALAGRALGVETVNLGYAGAARGEMASAEQLASLDADLITVAFGTNCWSRTPHSAGLLYETVRAFLDLVRRGHPDVPLLVVSPVVRPDAETVPNALGATLRDLRTAVERAALDAGTDLLPGGELLDAGHLVDGVHPGDEGHALLAKAVAAAQAP, from the coding sequence GTGAGGGAGTTCGTGCGGGGCGCGCCCTGGTGGACCGAGGACGGCCGGGTGGTGCGCGCCGACCCGGCCGACCGGGATCGGCTGCCCGCGGACACCTGGGAGCGGGCAGGCGTCCCGGCCGGTGTCAGGCTGGAGTTCACCGCACGGGGAGTGAGCGCGGTGGAGGTCGAGTACACCGCGTCGGAGCCCTCGCCCGCCGACTCGTACCGCGAAGTGCCGCACGTGTTCACGGCCTTGTGCGACTTCACGGCCTTGCACGACTTCAGGGCCTTGCACGACGCGTGGCCGGCAGGCGCGGCGGGCGGCGCCGAGCGCGCCACGAGCCCGAACGCCACGGACGGCCCGGGAAGCGCCCTCCGCGCTCCGGTCGTGGCCGAGGCGCCCGCATCGCCGGGTGCCCACCTGGCGCGCCTTGACCTCCCCCGCACCGACGGGACCTTCACCGTCCATCTGCCGGAGGCGCTGCGCCCCGTCATCCATGGCGTACGCCCCGTCGGCGGCGGCACGATCGAGCCCGCCGCACGGCGACCGCGCTGGCTCGTCCACGGCGACTCGATCACGGAGGGCTGGTCGGTGTCACGGCCGCATCTGGCGTGGCCCGCGCTCGCGGGCCGGGCACTCGGAGTGGAGACGGTGAACCTCGGGTACGCGGGCGCGGCACGCGGGGAGATGGCGAGCGCCGAGCAACTCGCCTCGCTGGACGCCGACTTGATCACGGTCGCCTTCGGCACGAACTGCTGGTCGCGTACGCCGCATTCGGCGGGGCTTCTCTACGAGACGGTGCGGGCGTTCCTGGACCTGGTGCGCCGGGGCCACCCGGACGTCCCTCTCCTGGTGGTCTCCCCCGTGGTCCGCCCGGACGCCGAGACGGTGCCGAACGCGCTGGGCGCCACGCTCCGGGACCTGCGGACCGCCGTGGAGCGGGCGGCCCTGGACGCGGGGACCGATCTGCTGCCGGGCGGCGAACTGCTGGACGCCGGGCACCTGGTGGACGGGGTGCATCCGGGCGACGAAGGCCACGCCCTGCTGGCGAAAGCGGTGGCGGCGGCCCAGGCCCCTTAA